DNA from Synechococcus sp. CBW1108:
AAACGACCCCTATACTTCGACCAGCGGTCCCCTATCTGGGGCCCAAAGCTCCAGTTGTGCCAAGAGGTTTCGCGGTTTCGCGAGCTTCTTTGCTGCTGGCGCCCACGAGCGGCTTGGGGTTTCGGCCCTGGCTGTCCGTGGGGCCCACAGGTAAGCCTTCCGGCTTGCCGAAGGGGTGGACCCACCACCTCGACTCCGTCCCTCGAGGAATGTCTCGATGACCATCAGCCCACCAGAACGTGGGGAAAAGGCGAAGGCCATGGTCGACCGGAACCCAGTTCCGGCCACCTTCGAATTGTTCGGCAAGCCCGGCCATTTCGATCGCAGCCTTGCCAAAGGTCCCAAAACCACCACCTGGGTTTGGAACCTCCACGCCAATGCTCACGACTTCGATAGCCACACGAGTGACCTCGAAGAGGTCTCTCGCAACATCTTTTCTGCTCACTTCGGCCATTTGGCCGTCATTTTCATCTGGTTGAGCGGCGCCTTCTTCCATGGAGCCCGCTTTTCCAACTACACCGGTTGGTTGACCGATCCCCTGCACGTCAAGCCTTCGGCGCAGGTGGTCTGGCCCATTTTCGGCCAGGAAATCCTCAATGGCGATATGGGTGCCGGCTTCCACGGCATTCAGATCACCTCCGGCGTCTTCCACGTTTGGAGGGCCTGGGGCATCACCAACGAAACCCAGCTGCTCTCCCTGGCCATCGGCGCCCTGGTGATGGCTGGGCTGATGCTCAATGCCGGTGTCTTCCATTACCACAAGGCAGCTCCCAAGCTGGAATGGTTCCAGAACGTTGAGTCGATGCTCAACCACCATCTGGCTGGCCTGCTTGGTTTGGGCTCCCTCTCCTGGACAGGCCACCTCCTGCACGTGTCCCTGCCCACCAATGCGCTGATGGAAGCCATCGACGCCGGCCAGCCGCTGGTGCTCAATGGCAAAACCATCGCCACCTATGGGGACATCCCCCTGCCCCATGAATTCCTGAATCAGGATCTGATCGCCCAGATATTCCCCGGTTTCGGGGCGGGCATTTCAGCCTTTTTCTCAGGAAACTGGGCCGCTTACAGCGATTTCCTCACCTTCAAGGGTGGGCTCAATCCTGTGACCGGCAGCCTTTGGATGACCGACATCGCCCATCACCATCTGGCGATCGCGGTGCTGTTCATCGTGGCCGGTCACATGTACCGGACCAACTGGGGCATCGGCCACAGCATCAAGGAGATCCTTGAGGGCCAGAAGGGTGATCCCCTGCTGTTCCCCGCCCCCAAGGGCCACGACGGCCTCTTTGAGTTCATGACCACCAGCTGGCACGCCCAACTGGCCGTGAACCTGGCGCTGCTTGGCTCCCTGACGATCATCGTGGCGCATCACATGTATGCGATGCCCCCCTATCCCTACATCGGGATTGACTATCCCACCCAGCTGTCGATCTTCACCCATCACACCTGGATTGGCGGTTTCTTGATCGTTGGTGCCGGCGCCCACGCCGCCATCGCCATGATTCGCGATTACGACCCCGCCAAGCACGTGGACAACGTGCTCGACCGGGTGCTCAAGGCGCGCGATGCCCTGATCAGTCACCTCAACTGGGTGTGCATCTGGCTGGGCTTCCACAGCTTCGGCCTTTACATCCACAACGACACCATGCGTGCCCTGGGCCGTCCCCAGGACATGTTCAGCGACTCCGCCATTGCCCTGAAGCCCGTCTTCGCGCAGTGGGTCCAGGGGCTGCACGCCGCCGCCGCTGGCACCACCGCACCCAATGCCCTGGCAGGGGTAAGTGAGGTGTTCAATGGCGCCGTAGTTGCAGTGGGAGGCAAGGTGGCCGCCGGTCCGATTCCCCTGGGAACGGCCGATTTCATGGTCCACCACATCCATGCCTTCACGATCCACGTCACCGTGCTGATCCTGCTGAAGGGTGTGTTGTATGCGCGTAGCTCCCGCCTCGTCCCCGACAAGGCGAATCTGGGCTTCCGCTTCCCCTGCGACGGCCCTGGCCGTGGCGGCACCTGCCAGGTGTCGGCTTGGGACCATGTGTTCCTCGGCCTGTTCTGGATGTACAACTCCCTGTCGATCGTCATTTTCCACTTCTCCTGGAAGATGCAGAGCGACGTCTGGGGCACCGTCAATGCTGACGGCAGCGTCCAGCACATCACCAATGGCAACTTTGCCCAGAGCGCCATCACCATCAACGGCTGGTTGCGCGACTTCCTCTGGGCCCAGGCAGCCCAAGTGATCAACAGTTACGGCTCCAGTTCCAGTGCCTATGGCCTGATGTTCCTGGGTGCCCACTTCATCTGGGCCTTCAGCCTGATGTTCCTGTTCAGTGGCCGCGGCTATTGGCAGGAGCTGATTGAGTCCATCGTTTGGGCTCACAACAAGCTGAGGGTTGCTCCGGCGATTCAGCCGCGGGCTCTCTCGATCACCCAGGGTCGTGCTGTAGGTGTCGCCCACTATCTGTTGGGCGGTATCGCAACAACCTGGGCATTCTTCCTGGCCCGCATCGTCGCGGTCGGCTGACCTTTACTGACCTCTCCCAATGGCAACGAAATTTCCTTCGTTCAGCCAGGGTCTGGCGCAGGACCCGACAACCCGCCGTATTTGGTACGGCATCGCCACGGCTCACGATTTCGAGA
Protein-coding regions in this window:
- the psaA gene encoding photosystem I core protein PsaA, coding for MTISPPERGEKAKAMVDRNPVPATFELFGKPGHFDRSLAKGPKTTTWVWNLHANAHDFDSHTSDLEEVSRNIFSAHFGHLAVIFIWLSGAFFHGARFSNYTGWLTDPLHVKPSAQVVWPIFGQEILNGDMGAGFHGIQITSGVFHVWRAWGITNETQLLSLAIGALVMAGLMLNAGVFHYHKAAPKLEWFQNVESMLNHHLAGLLGLGSLSWTGHLLHVSLPTNALMEAIDAGQPLVLNGKTIATYGDIPLPHEFLNQDLIAQIFPGFGAGISAFFSGNWAAYSDFLTFKGGLNPVTGSLWMTDIAHHHLAIAVLFIVAGHMYRTNWGIGHSIKEILEGQKGDPLLFPAPKGHDGLFEFMTTSWHAQLAVNLALLGSLTIIVAHHMYAMPPYPYIGIDYPTQLSIFTHHTWIGGFLIVGAGAHAAIAMIRDYDPAKHVDNVLDRVLKARDALISHLNWVCIWLGFHSFGLYIHNDTMRALGRPQDMFSDSAIALKPVFAQWVQGLHAAAAGTTAPNALAGVSEVFNGAVVAVGGKVAAGPIPLGTADFMVHHIHAFTIHVTVLILLKGVLYARSSRLVPDKANLGFRFPCDGPGRGGTCQVSAWDHVFLGLFWMYNSLSIVIFHFSWKMQSDVWGTVNADGSVQHITNGNFAQSAITINGWLRDFLWAQAAQVINSYGSSSSAYGLMFLGAHFIWAFSLMFLFSGRGYWQELIESIVWAHNKLRVAPAIQPRALSITQGRAVGVAHYLLGGIATTWAFFLARIVAVG